The following coding sequences lie in one Cloeon dipterum chromosome 1, ieCloDipt1.1, whole genome shotgun sequence genomic window:
- the jumu gene encoding forkhead box C1-A isoform X2: MDSLFFTSLQDDHLSLQQMMDDDLKRDMDIDDCINFDMTLPLDDSLDFANLINRDNDFNYDMWINSEGASNSQFPPVTDNEAAIRMVNPHTISSMSPSNIVPKVEPIEDVLNSEPIVLKTESEMDTSPPQQITFSTTTKQLPARANIPSKGISLVCSNTNTPFTFVKTNTFNTITSEGLAAIRCPPRPNKSMQPNPEEKIYPKPAYSYSCLIALALKNSANGSLPVSEIYNFMCEHFPYFKTAPNGWKNSVRHNLSLNKCFEKIEKPSGNGSQRKGCLWAMNPSKMSKMDEEVQKWSRKDPQAIRRAMVIPENLEQLERGEMKRDIPSGDDTEEDDDEESPRSVSALHEQPFTPPAVEDGDEIDPLDTSMKHENDFVDISYLDDLDDNDIPEFDLDVNEGLYKEMEEEEKHSAAITETSFVPNQTALTATKIQGNYIYKATQISRPIATAPISSYVCKPNANGTAVRIRKVQPAILLSSVKRH, translated from the exons ATGGACAGTTTATTCTTCACGTCTCTGCAAGATGACCATCTGTCATTGCAGCAAATGATGGATGATGATTTAAAGAGAGATATGGACATAGATGACTGCATAAATTTTGACATGACGCTGCCACTGGATGATTCACTTGATT TCGCCAACCTAATCAACCGAGATAATGATTTCAACTATGATATGTGGATCAACTCTGAGGGTGCTAGCAATTCCCAGTTCCCACCtgtgactgacaatgaggccGCGATTCGGATGGTGAATCCACACACCATCAGCTCCATGTCACCCTCAAACATTGTGCCCAAAGTTGAACCCATCGAGGATGTTTTAAACTCTGAGCCGATTGTGTTGAAAACTGAGTCAGAGATGGATACGTCACCTCCTCAGCAAATTACTTTCAGCACAACCACAAAACAGTTGCCAGCGAGAGCTAACATCCC ATCAAAGGGCATTAGCCTTGTGTGCAGCAACACAAATACTCCATTCACCTTTGTGAAGACTAACACATTCAATACCATAACTAGCGAGGGACTG GCTGCTATAAGATGCCCTCCAAGGCCCAACAAGTCCATGCAACCAAACCCTGAGGAGAAAATCTACCCCAAGCCAGCTTATTCCTACTCATGCCTCATTGCACTAGCGCTCAAAAATTCAGCCAATGGAAGTTTGCCGGTCTCTGAAATATACAATTTCATGTG TGAACATTTCCCCTACTTCAAAACTGCTCCTAACGGCTGGAAAAACTCTGTACGCCACAATCTGAGTCTGAACAAGTGTTTTGAAAAGATTGAGAAGCCGTCTGGAAACGGCAGCCAAAGAAAAGGGTGTTTGTGGGCCATGAATCCATCCAAGATGTCCAAAATGGACGAGGAAGTGCAGAAGTGGTCTAGAAAAGACCCTCAAGCCATCAGAAGAGCCATGGTCATCCCTG aaaatcttGAGCAGCTAGAACGTGGGGAGATGAAGCGAGATATTCCTAGCGGTGATGACACAGAGGAGGATGATGATGAGGAATCGCCCAGATCTGTCTCGGCTTTACACGAGCAACCTTTCACCCCTCCAGCAGTTGAAGATGGGGATGAAATTGACCCCCTCGATACTAGCATGAAGCATGAGAATGACTTTGTGGACATCAGCTATCTAGATGACTTAGATGACAACGACATCCCTGAATTTGACTTGGAT GTGAATGAAGGTTTATACAAAGAGATGGAGGAGGAAGAGAAACATTCTGCTGCGATCACCGAGACTTCTTTCGTCCCTAATCAAACAGCACTGACGGCAACCAAAATCCAGGGAAATTACATTTATAAAGCAACCCAAATAAGCAGGCCAATCGCCACTGCTCCGATTAGTAGTTACGTGTGCAAACCAAACGCCAACGGCACAGCTGTTCGCATTAGGAAAGTGCAACCAGCCATCCTGCTCTCGAGCGTGAAACGCCATTAG
- the Atg12 gene encoding autophagy protein 12-like yields MEAGNAANEDKSDSSPVEEQPSSIAETASDALDAGNAAGANAEPTKRPKPASSDKSKIEILLKAAGNAPILKQKKWIVPQDRTIGWIMDFIKRCLKLEGGENLFLYLNQSFAPSPDQVIANLYECFGADGNLVFHYSLTPAWG; encoded by the exons ATGGAGGCAGGAAACGCTGCTAATGAGGATAAATCGGACAGCTCCCCAGTTGAAGAGCAACCCAGCAGCATAGCCGAAACCGCGTCAGATGCCTTGGATGCTGGGAATGCTGCAGGAGCTAACGCTGAGCCTACCAAACGTCCCAAACCCGCCAGTTCAGATAAGTCCAAAA TTGAAATACTCCTGAAAGCTGCTGGTAACGCACCCATACTGAAGCAGAAAAAGTGGATTGTGCCCCAGGACAGAACCATCGGCTGGATCATGGACTTCATTAAGCGTTGTCTAAAGCTGGAAGGGGGCGAAAATCTA TTCTTATATTTGAACCAGTCTTTCGCACCATCGCCAGACCAAGTGATTGCTAATTTGTATGAATGTTTTGGAGCAGATGGGAATTTAGTTTTTCACTACTCATTGACTCCAGCCTGGGGCTGA
- the LOC135947851 gene encoding uncharacterized protein LOC135947851 isoform X1 codes for MGRINVMPYPREKCELGENAMEDNMEEDHGGPSSAFYEVNLEDLSMAQLEEILNKNRQLQIEIRLILNSLVSKMNDCMSTKEYLQSQIIESELAVSTRIDKDPSAKFSLTLISSSWKPSYPYFLDTSDFPPPLNQVDHIMNKNNFLRISSLRTCFRWNQRQMKMLDRAVTEDALYSLQTGLLQKKKVLVQALDDKISLQKMLYNMDIINEDIENQLREKFESGRTIEQLEKAIKETDEEIKRVAGEPLQKMLHDPDHEFNWAKIRDIEFPESRSESEIRSMWKLCLQKNRSRKPWTSKETEKILELAAKHNHQNWTQIANELGRKRSAYQVFIHFQAEANRARNKWTESEDNCVIQAVKKLRMGNYIPFSLVANHVPGRSSSQIAQRWRSFLDPSIYRGTFTANEDILLYICRVLKKMSFAEISENYFMRTTEQLRKRFHTLRSSEAFVEMLNKRGFFIDPNRGFHSTHKVQMVFSQQNGISLYQSSASMETSEKRARKCYAKRRIEEKNKKYYLSAENLGDGRKLLKVEERCIGGRPNKVMSKEEIDIAMYFFSKYRSGRIGRYSAIVNKNVEPVARAVKHYCEKLDARVDFAASSGIFAENRQMSLVLEKLQDLSISNQPIYSIIPPQFSTLVGYMCIFLEVAKLHKHTLASQESLSSFHKKCEKAAIFMNSRGPSSAATAKGTCQNLHLVPSGCARPTVSIHLHKDACSGRHCVSNGHHGAMTRNSDVVNVCGNIQELYFIEKGNDYPTFKLNLTRFAPEKPLSGFTIDCRQELPVATIGCDDAEHISPEEALDLWKLRFVALFSVPAIIEMFSTPEVYDFKDEQPVTKKSATRKCYYRRKRKYWKHINRPEEEKAEKKELERPDKEAKKLEEEAKKPEEEAKKTPRKRRSASEMAAHYAQMKKDKPTRSRRNQPNAGQVTSSVDVVEMSNQ; via the exons ATGGGAAGAATCAATGTTATGCCCTATCCTAGggagaagtgtgagttgggcgaaaatg CCATGGAGGATAATATGGAGGAAGACCATGGTGGTCCATCATCTGCATTCTACGAAGTAAACCTCGAAGACCTCAGCATGGCTCAGttggaagaaattttaaataagaacaGACAGCTACAAATCGAAATCAGACTAATTTTGAACAGTTTGGTTTCGAAGATGAATGATTGTATGAGCACCAAG GAATACCTGCAAAGTCAGATTATTGAATCTGAATTGGCTGTGTCAACTCGAATTGATAAGGATCCATCAGCTAAATTCTCCTTGACACTTATTTCTTCTTCGTGGAAACCTTCATACCCATATTTCCTAGACACAAGTGATTTTCCGCCCCCTTTAAATCAAGTGGACCACATCatgaacaaaaacaattttctaagAATATCCTCACTACGCACTTGCTTTCGAT GGAATCAACGTCAAATGAAGATGCTTGATAGAGCTGTTACAGAAGATGCACTTTACAGTTTACAAACAGGCCTTCTACAAAAGAAAAAGGTGTTGGTCCAGGCATTGGATGACAAGATTTCCCTGCAGAAGATGCTGTATAACATGGACATTATCAACGAAGACATAGAAAATCAACTTAGAGAGAAATTTGAATCAGGGCGGACAATCGAGCAGCtggaaaaagcaattaaagaGACAGACGAGGAAATCAAAAGAGTTGCTGGAGAGCCTCTGCAGAAGATGTTACATGACCCAGACCATGAATTCAACTGGGCTAAAATTAGAGATATAgag TTTCCTGAGTCTCGGTCAGAAAGTGAGATAAGATCCATGTGGAAGCTGTGTTTGCAGAAAAACCGTTCACGAAAACCGTGGACCTCTAAAGAGACTGAAAAGATCTTG gaGCTGGCAGCCAAGCACAATCACCAAAACTGGACACAAATCGCCAATGAGTTGGGCAGAAAGAGGTCAGCATATCAAGTGTTCATCCATTTCCAAGCAGAGGCGAATCGTGCGAGGAACAAGTGGACCGAATCCGAGGACAACTGTGTTATCCAGGCAGTGAAGAAACTACGCATGGGCAACTACATCCCCTTCAGTTTGGTCGCCAATCACGTGCCAGGCCGGAGCAGCTCTCAGATTGCTCAAAGGTGGCGCAGCTTCCTTGACCCCTCAATTTACAGGGGAACTTTCACCGCCAATGAGGACATCCTGCTCTACATCTGCCGAGTTCTGAAGAAAATGAGTTTTGCAGAGATCAGTGAGAATTATTTCATGCGCACTACGGAACAACTACGGAAACGGTTTCACACACTTAGATCGTCTGAAGCATTTGTAGAAAT GCTTAACAAGAGAGGATTTTTCATTGACCCAAACAGGGGCTTTCATTCAACTCACAAAGTTCAAATGGTATTTTCCCAGCAGAACGGGATTTCACTCTATCAAAGCTCAGCTTCTATG GAAACATCGGAAAAACGTGCGAGAAAGTGCTATGCCAAAAGGCGAATTGAAGAAAAGAACAAGAAATAT TACCTGAGTGCAGAAAATTTGGGGGATGGTAGAAAACTGCTGAAGGTAGAAGAGAGATGCATAGGAGGCCGGCCAAACAAGGTTATGAGCAAAGAGGAAATTGACATTGCCATGTACTTCTTCTCAAAGTACAGATCTGGCAGGATTGGCAGATACTCAG CGatagttaataaaaatgtagaaCCAGTTGCGAGAGCAGTCAAGCATTACTGTGAGAAACTGGACGCCAGGGTAGATTTTGCAGCATCAAGCGGAATATTTGCTGAAAACCGTCAGATGTCTTTGGTACTAGAAAAACTGCAAGATCTTTCAATCAGCAACCAACCCATTTACTCCATCATTCCTCCGCAATTTTCCACATTGGTTGGCTACATGTGCATCTTTTTGGAGGTGGCAAAGCTACATAAACACACACTTGCCTCTCAAGAGAGTTTGTCAAGCTTCCATAAGAAGTGTGAAAAGGCTGCCATATTCATGAATTCAAGAGGCCCCTCCAGCGCTGCCACAGCAAAGGGGACTTGCCAAAACCTTCACTTGGTACCGTCAGGTTGTGCCAGGCCCACTGTGTCGATACATTTGCACAAGGACGCTTGTAGTGGACGGCACTGCGTCAGCAATGGTCATCATGGCGCAATGACAAGAAATTCAGACGTCGTCAATGTTTGTGGAAACATTCAAGAGTTGTACTTCATTGAGAAGGGCAATGATTATCCGACGTTCAAGCTGAACCTCACCAGATTTGCTCCGGAAAAGCCGCTGTCTGGATTCACAATTGATTGTAGGCAAGAACTGCCTGTTGCTACAATTGGCTGTGACGATGCAGAGCACATCTCTCCAGAGGAAGCTTTGGACTTATGGAAGTTGCGCTTTGTCGCCCTCTTCTCTGTACCAGCCATCATCGAGATGTTCAG CACCCCTGAAGTTTATGATTTCAAAGATGAACAACCGGTGACAAAGAAATCAGCGACCAGGAAGTGCTATTAcag gagaaagagaaaatactGGAAGCATATAAACAGACCGGAGGAAGAAAAGGCTGAGAAAAAGGAGCTAGAGAGGCCTGACAAAGAGGCAAAGAAGCTTGAAGAAGAGGCAAAGAAGCCTGAAGAAGAAGCCAAGAAGACGCCAAGAAAGAGAAGAAGTGCCTCTGAAATGGCAGCGCACTAtgctcaaatgaaaaaagacaAACCAACTCGGTCCCGGAGAAATCAACCCAATGCAGGTCAGGTAACTAGCAGTGTTGATGTTGTTGAAATGTCCAATCAATAA
- the LOC135947859 gene encoding serine/Arginine-related protein 53-like, producing the protein MGRYSSDSDTSDSGRGSRKSRSSKSSHRTKGRSPSPESSSRHKSDSYSSRHKKKCKSRRSRSRERYSGSSRSRRGGGKHSRRSSSSSSSDARSRSKSLKRSPSTSSSSTTHSTKTPAVPVQDLTLITSSNNDLLSSTEQLRLKVQRAIQAASELKQRKAEEQLMSAPPVISQSSIDDINSDGFVQRSFMSAPRHVPDIPLPIVVDLTAEPKKDDSGIVSSVLLDDEPAREDRWARKLLALRQQARNTMFGDKLSLKT; encoded by the exons ATGGGGAGGTATTCAAGCGACTCCGACACTTCTGATTCTGGACGCGGCAGTCGTAAGTCTAGATCTTCGAAAAGCTCGCACCGTACCAAAGGAAG GTCTCCGTCGCCTGAGAGCTCATCTAGACACAAAAGCGATTCTTATTCCTCCAGACAcaaaaagaaatgcaaaagCCGGCGATCCAGGAGTAGAGAAAGATACAGCGGCAGTAGCAGGAGCAG GCGAGGCGGAGGGAAACACAGCCGAAGATCATCTAGTTCTAGCTCAAGTGATGCCAGGTCCAGGtcgaaaagtttaaaaag ATCCCCGTCAACCTCTTCTTCATCGACAACTCATTCAACCAAGACTCCTGCTGTTCCTGTTCAAGATCTGACCTTAATCACCAGCAGCAATAATGACTTACTGAGTTCAACAGAACAGCTTCGACTAAAGGTGCAAAGGGCCATCCAGGCTGCCAGCGAACTAAAGCAAAGAAAAGCAGAAG AGCAACTGATGTCCGCACCGCCAGTTATTTCTCAGTCCTCGATTGACGATATAAACTCCGACGGGTTTGTGCAGCGCTCCTTTATGTCAGCCCCTCGACACGTTCCCGACATTCCTCTGCCCATTGTGGTTGACCTGACAGCAGAACCCAAGAAAGATGACAGTGGAATCGTCAGCTCGGTT ttATTGGATGATGAACCAGCTCGGGAAGATCGATGGGCACGAAAACTCCTTGCGCTACGGCAACAGGCAAGAAATACGATGTTCGGAGATAAATTGTCACTTAAAACataa
- the Tmem18 gene encoding transmembrane protein 18: MSSPPDQVDGFFSFISAIDWTDPWLMVLVAVHLIMTVTVLLTRNRANIQALLFIVMLFSVYFSENINMYAAQRWRSFSKQQYFDSKGMFISIVFSIPMLFNCMIMVANWLWQSSELLARVKAAQMRQMMRQNTVLANSSTTEQVKKTD, encoded by the exons ATGTCAAGTCCACCAGATCAAGTTGATGGATTTTTCAGCTTTATATCGGCA ATTGACTGGACAGATCCATGGCTCATGGTGTTAGTTGCTGTTCATTTGATTATGACAGTGACAGTTTTGCTAACCAGAAATAGAGCAAACATTCAAGCACTTCTGTTCATTGTGATGT TGTTCTCTGTTTACTTTTCCGAAAATATAAACATGTATGCTGCACAGCGATGGAG GTCATTCTCCAAGCAACAGTACTTTGACAGTAAAGGAATGTTCATATCAATTGTATTCTCGATCCCAATGCTATTCAATTGTATGATCATGGTGGCCAATTGGCTGTGGCAGTCTTCAGAGTTGCTAGCTCGTGTTAAGGCTGCACAAATGAGGCAAATGATGCGCCAGAATACTGTTTTGGCCAACAGTAGTACTACAGAGCAGGTCAAGAAGACCGACTGA
- the jumu gene encoding forkhead box C1-A isoform X1 — protein sequence MDSLFFTSLQDDHLSLQQMMDDDLKRDMDIDDCINFDMTLPLDDSLDCKLGCLDDTSTVANLINRDNDFNYDMWINSEGASNSQFPPVTDNEAAIRMVNPHTISSMSPSNIVPKVEPIEDVLNSEPIVLKTESEMDTSPPQQITFSTTTKQLPARANIPSKGISLVCSNTNTPFTFVKTNTFNTITSEGLAAIRCPPRPNKSMQPNPEEKIYPKPAYSYSCLIALALKNSANGSLPVSEIYNFMCEHFPYFKTAPNGWKNSVRHNLSLNKCFEKIEKPSGNGSQRKGCLWAMNPSKMSKMDEEVQKWSRKDPQAIRRAMVIPENLEQLERGEMKRDIPSGDDTEEDDDEESPRSVSALHEQPFTPPAVEDGDEIDPLDTSMKHENDFVDISYLDDLDDNDIPEFDLDVNEGLYKEMEEEEKHSAAITETSFVPNQTALTATKIQGNYIYKATQISRPIATAPISSYVCKPNANGTAVRIRKVQPAILLSSVKRH from the exons ATGGACAGTTTATTCTTCACGTCTCTGCAAGATGACCATCTGTCATTGCAGCAAATGATGGATGATGATTTAAAGAGAGATATGGACATAGATGACTGCATAAATTTTGACATGACGCTGCCACTGGATGATTCACTTGATTGTAAGTTGGGGTGTCTGGATGATACCTCCACAG TCGCCAACCTAATCAACCGAGATAATGATTTCAACTATGATATGTGGATCAACTCTGAGGGTGCTAGCAATTCCCAGTTCCCACCtgtgactgacaatgaggccGCGATTCGGATGGTGAATCCACACACCATCAGCTCCATGTCACCCTCAAACATTGTGCCCAAAGTTGAACCCATCGAGGATGTTTTAAACTCTGAGCCGATTGTGTTGAAAACTGAGTCAGAGATGGATACGTCACCTCCTCAGCAAATTACTTTCAGCACAACCACAAAACAGTTGCCAGCGAGAGCTAACATCCC ATCAAAGGGCATTAGCCTTGTGTGCAGCAACACAAATACTCCATTCACCTTTGTGAAGACTAACACATTCAATACCATAACTAGCGAGGGACTG GCTGCTATAAGATGCCCTCCAAGGCCCAACAAGTCCATGCAACCAAACCCTGAGGAGAAAATCTACCCCAAGCCAGCTTATTCCTACTCATGCCTCATTGCACTAGCGCTCAAAAATTCAGCCAATGGAAGTTTGCCGGTCTCTGAAATATACAATTTCATGTG TGAACATTTCCCCTACTTCAAAACTGCTCCTAACGGCTGGAAAAACTCTGTACGCCACAATCTGAGTCTGAACAAGTGTTTTGAAAAGATTGAGAAGCCGTCTGGAAACGGCAGCCAAAGAAAAGGGTGTTTGTGGGCCATGAATCCATCCAAGATGTCCAAAATGGACGAGGAAGTGCAGAAGTGGTCTAGAAAAGACCCTCAAGCCATCAGAAGAGCCATGGTCATCCCTG aaaatcttGAGCAGCTAGAACGTGGGGAGATGAAGCGAGATATTCCTAGCGGTGATGACACAGAGGAGGATGATGATGAGGAATCGCCCAGATCTGTCTCGGCTTTACACGAGCAACCTTTCACCCCTCCAGCAGTTGAAGATGGGGATGAAATTGACCCCCTCGATACTAGCATGAAGCATGAGAATGACTTTGTGGACATCAGCTATCTAGATGACTTAGATGACAACGACATCCCTGAATTTGACTTGGAT GTGAATGAAGGTTTATACAAAGAGATGGAGGAGGAAGAGAAACATTCTGCTGCGATCACCGAGACTTCTTTCGTCCCTAATCAAACAGCACTGACGGCAACCAAAATCCAGGGAAATTACATTTATAAAGCAACCCAAATAAGCAGGCCAATCGCCACTGCTCCGATTAGTAGTTACGTGTGCAAACCAAACGCCAACGGCACAGCTGTTCGCATTAGGAAAGTGCAACCAGCCATCCTGCTCTCGAGCGTGAAACGCCATTAG
- the LOC135947851 gene encoding uncharacterized protein LOC135947851 isoform X2, with amino-acid sequence MEDNMEEDHGGPSSAFYEVNLEDLSMAQLEEILNKNRQLQIEIRLILNSLVSKMNDCMSTKEYLQSQIIESELAVSTRIDKDPSAKFSLTLISSSWKPSYPYFLDTSDFPPPLNQVDHIMNKNNFLRISSLRTCFRWNQRQMKMLDRAVTEDALYSLQTGLLQKKKVLVQALDDKISLQKMLYNMDIINEDIENQLREKFESGRTIEQLEKAIKETDEEIKRVAGEPLQKMLHDPDHEFNWAKIRDIEFPESRSESEIRSMWKLCLQKNRSRKPWTSKETEKILELAAKHNHQNWTQIANELGRKRSAYQVFIHFQAEANRARNKWTESEDNCVIQAVKKLRMGNYIPFSLVANHVPGRSSSQIAQRWRSFLDPSIYRGTFTANEDILLYICRVLKKMSFAEISENYFMRTTEQLRKRFHTLRSSEAFVEMLNKRGFFIDPNRGFHSTHKVQMVFSQQNGISLYQSSASMETSEKRARKCYAKRRIEEKNKKYYLSAENLGDGRKLLKVEERCIGGRPNKVMSKEEIDIAMYFFSKYRSGRIGRYSAIVNKNVEPVARAVKHYCEKLDARVDFAASSGIFAENRQMSLVLEKLQDLSISNQPIYSIIPPQFSTLVGYMCIFLEVAKLHKHTLASQESLSSFHKKCEKAAIFMNSRGPSSAATAKGTCQNLHLVPSGCARPTVSIHLHKDACSGRHCVSNGHHGAMTRNSDVVNVCGNIQELYFIEKGNDYPTFKLNLTRFAPEKPLSGFTIDCRQELPVATIGCDDAEHISPEEALDLWKLRFVALFSVPAIIEMFSTPEVYDFKDEQPVTKKSATRKCYYRRKRKYWKHINRPEEEKAEKKELERPDKEAKKLEEEAKKPEEEAKKTPRKRRSASEMAAHYAQMKKDKPTRSRRNQPNAGQVTSSVDVVEMSNQ; translated from the exons ATGGAGGATAATATGGAGGAAGACCATGGTGGTCCATCATCTGCATTCTACGAAGTAAACCTCGAAGACCTCAGCATGGCTCAGttggaagaaattttaaataagaacaGACAGCTACAAATCGAAATCAGACTAATTTTGAACAGTTTGGTTTCGAAGATGAATGATTGTATGAGCACCAAG GAATACCTGCAAAGTCAGATTATTGAATCTGAATTGGCTGTGTCAACTCGAATTGATAAGGATCCATCAGCTAAATTCTCCTTGACACTTATTTCTTCTTCGTGGAAACCTTCATACCCATATTTCCTAGACACAAGTGATTTTCCGCCCCCTTTAAATCAAGTGGACCACATCatgaacaaaaacaattttctaagAATATCCTCACTACGCACTTGCTTTCGAT GGAATCAACGTCAAATGAAGATGCTTGATAGAGCTGTTACAGAAGATGCACTTTACAGTTTACAAACAGGCCTTCTACAAAAGAAAAAGGTGTTGGTCCAGGCATTGGATGACAAGATTTCCCTGCAGAAGATGCTGTATAACATGGACATTATCAACGAAGACATAGAAAATCAACTTAGAGAGAAATTTGAATCAGGGCGGACAATCGAGCAGCtggaaaaagcaattaaagaGACAGACGAGGAAATCAAAAGAGTTGCTGGAGAGCCTCTGCAGAAGATGTTACATGACCCAGACCATGAATTCAACTGGGCTAAAATTAGAGATATAgag TTTCCTGAGTCTCGGTCAGAAAGTGAGATAAGATCCATGTGGAAGCTGTGTTTGCAGAAAAACCGTTCACGAAAACCGTGGACCTCTAAAGAGACTGAAAAGATCTTG gaGCTGGCAGCCAAGCACAATCACCAAAACTGGACACAAATCGCCAATGAGTTGGGCAGAAAGAGGTCAGCATATCAAGTGTTCATCCATTTCCAAGCAGAGGCGAATCGTGCGAGGAACAAGTGGACCGAATCCGAGGACAACTGTGTTATCCAGGCAGTGAAGAAACTACGCATGGGCAACTACATCCCCTTCAGTTTGGTCGCCAATCACGTGCCAGGCCGGAGCAGCTCTCAGATTGCTCAAAGGTGGCGCAGCTTCCTTGACCCCTCAATTTACAGGGGAACTTTCACCGCCAATGAGGACATCCTGCTCTACATCTGCCGAGTTCTGAAGAAAATGAGTTTTGCAGAGATCAGTGAGAATTATTTCATGCGCACTACGGAACAACTACGGAAACGGTTTCACACACTTAGATCGTCTGAAGCATTTGTAGAAAT GCTTAACAAGAGAGGATTTTTCATTGACCCAAACAGGGGCTTTCATTCAACTCACAAAGTTCAAATGGTATTTTCCCAGCAGAACGGGATTTCACTCTATCAAAGCTCAGCTTCTATG GAAACATCGGAAAAACGTGCGAGAAAGTGCTATGCCAAAAGGCGAATTGAAGAAAAGAACAAGAAATAT TACCTGAGTGCAGAAAATTTGGGGGATGGTAGAAAACTGCTGAAGGTAGAAGAGAGATGCATAGGAGGCCGGCCAAACAAGGTTATGAGCAAAGAGGAAATTGACATTGCCATGTACTTCTTCTCAAAGTACAGATCTGGCAGGATTGGCAGATACTCAG CGatagttaataaaaatgtagaaCCAGTTGCGAGAGCAGTCAAGCATTACTGTGAGAAACTGGACGCCAGGGTAGATTTTGCAGCATCAAGCGGAATATTTGCTGAAAACCGTCAGATGTCTTTGGTACTAGAAAAACTGCAAGATCTTTCAATCAGCAACCAACCCATTTACTCCATCATTCCTCCGCAATTTTCCACATTGGTTGGCTACATGTGCATCTTTTTGGAGGTGGCAAAGCTACATAAACACACACTTGCCTCTCAAGAGAGTTTGTCAAGCTTCCATAAGAAGTGTGAAAAGGCTGCCATATTCATGAATTCAAGAGGCCCCTCCAGCGCTGCCACAGCAAAGGGGACTTGCCAAAACCTTCACTTGGTACCGTCAGGTTGTGCCAGGCCCACTGTGTCGATACATTTGCACAAGGACGCTTGTAGTGGACGGCACTGCGTCAGCAATGGTCATCATGGCGCAATGACAAGAAATTCAGACGTCGTCAATGTTTGTGGAAACATTCAAGAGTTGTACTTCATTGAGAAGGGCAATGATTATCCGACGTTCAAGCTGAACCTCACCAGATTTGCTCCGGAAAAGCCGCTGTCTGGATTCACAATTGATTGTAGGCAAGAACTGCCTGTTGCTACAATTGGCTGTGACGATGCAGAGCACATCTCTCCAGAGGAAGCTTTGGACTTATGGAAGTTGCGCTTTGTCGCCCTCTTCTCTGTACCAGCCATCATCGAGATGTTCAG CACCCCTGAAGTTTATGATTTCAAAGATGAACAACCGGTGACAAAGAAATCAGCGACCAGGAAGTGCTATTAcag gagaaagagaaaatactGGAAGCATATAAACAGACCGGAGGAAGAAAAGGCTGAGAAAAAGGAGCTAGAGAGGCCTGACAAAGAGGCAAAGAAGCTTGAAGAAGAGGCAAAGAAGCCTGAAGAAGAAGCCAAGAAGACGCCAAGAAAGAGAAGAAGTGCCTCTGAAATGGCAGCGCACTAtgctcaaatgaaaaaagacaAACCAACTCGGTCCCGGAGAAATCAACCCAATGCAGGTCAGGTAACTAGCAGTGTTGATGTTGTTGAAATGTCCAATCAATAA
- the RpL37a gene encoding large ribosomal subunit protein eL37, which translates to MTKGTSSFGKRRNKTHTLCRRCGRSAYHIQKKTCAQCGYPSKRLRHFNWSVKAQRRKTTGTGRMRFLKIVRRRFRNGFREGGKPAPRKAVAST; encoded by the exons ATG ACGAAAGGAACTTCAAGTTTTGGTAAGCGGCGCAATAAGACCCACACCTTGTGCAGAAGGTGTGGAAGGTCGGCGTACCACATCCAAAAGAAGACTTGTGCTCAGTGTGGATACCCGAGCAAACGCCTCAGACACT TCAACTGGAGCGTGAAAGCCCAACGCAGGAAAACTACTGGCACTGGTCGCATGCGTTTCCTTAAGATTGTTCGCAGGCGTttcag GAATGGATTCCGTGAGGGAGGCAAACCTGCCCCTCGCAAGGCTGTTGCTTCAACGTAA